The following coding sequences lie in one Phycicoccus duodecadis genomic window:
- a CDS encoding S8 family peptidase, giving the protein MTRTHLRRRAAIAAASVAVLGSALFSGAASAATTAEAPSTPVPIVTPDGQVFSYLLNTRIANPGQTTVVSKAVARAGGVVVQAWPQIGVIVAHSDRAAFRADVAKAAGNALDSVGATRSVPVSEGTPADVSSTWGHGASVYKQGAKKPANGDLPGAAAPAAATDPREGEQWDMRMIKADEAHQVTDGSRSVVVGILDSGIEADHPDLAANIDAADSVGCVDAGRPDTSRAAWLDSKAPGGYHGTHVAGTVAAARNGIGIVGVAPNVRLASVRVVNDDGFIYPEYAVCGFVWAGLKHMDVTNNSYYVDPFEYYCDDQPDQHAAKEAVRRAVTWSTEQGVVHAAAAGNSANDLSDKSSFQDTGSPDDGTPVTRWLNSTCGDIPTELDGVVTVSSVERYPANTLDSRLSSFSNRGLGVIDVAAPGSRILSTIPRTTVASGYALLSGTSMASPHVAGVLALMKSAHPTWTPAQMIEKLRQQADDKACSVATGGVPCVGPVEDNSYFGEGMVDALDAVS; this is encoded by the coding sequence ATGACCCGCACCCATCTCCGGCGTCGAGCGGCCATCGCGGCCGCGTCGGTCGCCGTGCTCGGCAGCGCCCTGTTCTCGGGCGCCGCCTCGGCCGCCACCACCGCCGAGGCCCCGTCGACCCCGGTCCCGATCGTCACCCCCGACGGACAGGTCTTCAGCTACCTGCTCAACACCAGGATCGCCAACCCCGGCCAGACCACCGTCGTCAGCAAGGCCGTCGCCAGGGCCGGCGGCGTGGTCGTCCAGGCGTGGCCGCAGATCGGCGTCATCGTCGCCCACTCCGACCGCGCCGCCTTCCGGGCCGACGTGGCGAAGGCGGCGGGCAACGCGCTGGACTCGGTCGGCGCCACCCGCAGCGTGCCGGTCTCCGAAGGGACGCCGGCGGATGTCTCGTCCACCTGGGGCCACGGCGCCTCCGTCTACAAGCAGGGCGCGAAGAAGCCGGCCAACGGCGACCTCCCGGGTGCGGCAGCCCCCGCCGCGGCCACGGACCCGCGTGAGGGCGAGCAGTGGGACATGCGGATGATCAAGGCCGATGAGGCCCACCAGGTCACCGACGGCTCGCGTTCGGTGGTCGTCGGCATCCTCGACAGCGGCATCGAGGCCGACCACCCGGACCTCGCCGCCAACATCGACGCCGCCGACTCCGTGGGCTGTGTCGACGCCGGCCGCCCTGACACGTCGCGGGCCGCGTGGCTCGACAGCAAGGCCCCGGGTGGGTACCACGGCACCCACGTGGCCGGTACGGTCGCGGCCGCGCGCAACGGCATCGGCATCGTCGGGGTCGCGCCCAACGTGCGCCTGGCCTCGGTGCGCGTCGTCAACGACGACGGCTTCATCTACCCCGAGTACGCCGTGTGCGGCTTCGTCTGGGCCGGGCTGAAGCACATGGACGTCACGAACAACAGCTACTACGTCGACCCGTTCGAGTACTACTGCGACGACCAGCCCGACCAGCACGCCGCCAAGGAGGCCGTGCGTCGCGCGGTCACCTGGTCGACCGAGCAGGGGGTGGTCCATGCGGCCGCGGCGGGCAACTCCGCCAATGACCTGTCCGACAAGTCCTCGTTCCAGGACACGGGCAGTCCGGACGACGGGACCCCCGTGACCCGGTGGTTGAACAGCACCTGTGGCGACATCCCCACCGAGCTTGACGGGGTCGTCACGGTGTCGTCGGTCGAGCGGTACCCCGCGAACACCCTCGACAGCCGGCTCTCGAGCTTCTCGAACCGCGGTCTCGGTGTCATCGACGTGGCGGCTCCCGGCTCGCGCATCCTGTCGACCATCCCGCGCACCACGGTCGCTTCGGGCTACGCCCTGCTCAGCGGCACCTCGATGGCCTCGCCGCACGTGGCCGGCGTGCTCGCCCTGATGAAGTCGGCCCACCCCACGTGGACCCCCGCGCAGATGATCGAGAAGCTGCGCCAGCAGGCCGACGACAAGGCCTGCTCGGTCGCGACCGGTGGCGTCCCGTGCGTCGGCCCGGTGGAGGACAACAGCTACTTCGGTGAAGGCATGGTCGACGCCCTCGACGCGGTGAGCTGA
- the pepN gene encoding aminopeptidase N, with product MPSLTRAEARTRAALLTVDALAVDLDLDRDDRTFGSHTTLRFTCHEPGASTFADLRPETLHRATLNGRALDPASLADGRLPLPDLAAENVLEVEATMAYGHDGQGLHRATDPADDEDYVYGHLFLDAAPRVFACIDQPDLKAPYTVTVRAPRHWSVVGNGAARQVEPGRWQLATTQPLATYFVTVCAGPWVSVTGEHDGIPLGLHARASLAGPLREQADHMLATTRACLDHYHRLFGIRYPFGEYHQVFVPEFNAGAMENPGCVTFRDTYVFRGAATPDQVLERDNTIAHEMAHMWFGDLVTMRWWDDLWLNESFAEYMAYRTSAEALGAPETWVEFGIVRKLWGYAAERSPSTHPVAGSPAPDALSALQNFDGISYAKGAAVLRQLIAHIGDEAFVAGVTEYLRSHVFGNGELSEFLDAMGAAAGRSLEGWADAWLRTAGADRLALGRDGTLTRTAPDGVTDRPHTLDVAAFEGEREVLRVGVVLTEPRAAVDGVAAVGEGVVLVPNAGDLTWGEVVLDDTTLALLPRRLAEVPDPLARTVVWTSLVGGMHRAEVDPRLLLDVVERAWPLEDDASLLSRVGLVVTGSVVPVFLPPQERPAALARVAAAADVLAERAAGIPGAAGDAVAVLAARIWARSGSDLDRLRAWVSGDGLPAVLAGDDDFRWLVLRRLAALGALTDAELAAAEEADRSLAGRLAAMGVRASRPTAEAKAWAWERLRDDAELSNYGALELARGFWVGAGPEVLRPWVSEVGDLLAHLGERMGEDALARVAAALHPRGVVEEASLEASTALLARDDLSPGVHRALLDEDHVLREALGSRRRFG from the coding sequence ATGCCGTCCCTGACCCGCGCCGAGGCCCGCACCCGGGCCGCCCTGCTCACCGTCGACGCCCTGGCGGTCGACCTCGACCTCGACCGCGACGACCGCACCTTCGGCTCGCACACGACGCTGCGCTTCACCTGCCACGAGCCCGGCGCCTCGACCTTCGCCGACCTGCGCCCCGAGACCCTGCACCGCGCCACCCTCAACGGGCGCGCCCTCGACCCGGCGTCCCTCGCCGACGGCCGGCTCCCGCTGCCGGACCTCGCCGCCGAGAACGTCCTCGAGGTCGAGGCGACCATGGCCTACGGGCACGACGGCCAGGGGCTGCACCGCGCCACCGACCCGGCCGACGACGAGGACTACGTCTACGGCCACCTCTTCCTGGATGCCGCCCCGCGCGTGTTCGCCTGCATCGACCAGCCCGACCTCAAGGCGCCCTACACGGTCACGGTCCGCGCGCCCCGGCACTGGAGCGTGGTCGGCAACGGCGCCGCGCGCCAGGTCGAGCCGGGCCGCTGGCAGCTGGCCACCACCCAGCCGCTGGCCACCTACTTCGTCACCGTGTGCGCCGGGCCGTGGGTGTCGGTCACGGGCGAGCACGACGGCATCCCGCTGGGGCTGCACGCGCGCGCCTCCCTCGCCGGTCCGCTGCGCGAGCAGGCCGACCACATGCTCGCCACCACCCGGGCCTGCCTCGACCACTACCACCGCCTCTTCGGCATCCGGTACCCGTTCGGCGAGTACCACCAGGTCTTCGTGCCCGAGTTCAACGCCGGCGCGATGGAGAACCCCGGCTGCGTCACCTTCCGCGACACCTACGTGTTCCGCGGGGCGGCGACGCCCGACCAGGTGCTCGAGCGCGACAACACCATCGCCCACGAGATGGCGCACATGTGGTTCGGCGACCTCGTGACCATGCGCTGGTGGGACGACCTGTGGCTCAACGAGTCCTTCGCGGAGTACATGGCCTACCGCACCTCGGCCGAGGCCCTGGGTGCGCCGGAGACCTGGGTCGAGTTCGGCATCGTCCGCAAGCTGTGGGGCTATGCCGCCGAGCGCTCGCCCAGCACCCACCCCGTGGCGGGCTCGCCGGCCCCGGACGCCCTCTCGGCCCTGCAGAACTTCGACGGCATCTCGTACGCCAAGGGCGCCGCGGTGCTGCGCCAGCTCATCGCGCACATCGGTGACGAGGCGTTCGTCGCGGGGGTCACCGAGTACCTGCGCTCGCACGTGTTCGGCAACGGCGAGCTGTCGGAGTTCCTCGACGCGATGGGTGCGGCCGCGGGCCGCTCGCTCGAGGGCTGGGCCGACGCCTGGCTGCGCACCGCCGGTGCCGACCGGCTGGCCCTCGGCCGCGACGGCACGCTCACCCGCACCGCCCCCGACGGCGTCACCGACCGCCCGCACACCCTCGACGTCGCCGCCTTCGAGGGGGAGCGCGAGGTGCTGCGCGTGGGCGTGGTGCTCACCGAGCCCCGGGCCGCGGTGGACGGCGTGGCGGCCGTGGGCGAGGGCGTCGTGCTGGTGCCCAACGCCGGCGACCTGACGTGGGGGGAGGTCGTGCTCGACGACACGACCCTCGCGCTGCTGCCGCGCCGACTGGCCGAGGTGCCCGACCCCCTGGCGCGCACCGTGGTGTGGACCTCGCTGGTCGGCGGGATGCACCGCGCCGAGGTCGACCCGCGCCTGCTCCTCGACGTCGTCGAGCGCGCGTGGCCGCTGGAGGACGACGCGTCGCTGCTCTCCCGGGTGGGGCTCGTCGTCACGGGCTCGGTCGTGCCGGTCTTCCTGCCCCCGCAGGAGCGTCCGGCCGCCCTGGCGCGGGTCGCGGCCGCCGCCGACGTCCTGGCCGAGCGGGCCGCCGGCATCCCGGGCGCCGCCGGCGACGCGGTCGCCGTGCTCGCGGCGCGGATCTGGGCGCGCTCGGGCTCCGACCTCGACCGGTTGCGCGCGTGGGTCTCCGGCGACGGCCTGCCCGCGGTGCTGGCGGGCGACGACGACTTCCGCTGGCTGGTGCTGCGCCGCCTGGCCGCCCTCGGCGCTCTCACGGACGCCGAGCTGGCCGCGGCCGAGGAGGCCGACCGCTCGCTGGCCGGGCGGCTGGCCGCGATGGGGGTGCGGGCGAGCCGCCCGACCGCCGAGGCCAAGGCGTGGGCGTGGGAGCGGCTGCGCGACGACGCGGAGCTGTCGAACTACGGCGCCCTCGAGCTGGCCCGAGGGTTCTGGGTCGGCGCCGGGCCCGAGGTGCTGCGGCCGTGGGTCAGCGAGGTCGGCGACCTGCTGGCCCACCTGGGTGAGCGGATGGGGGAGGACGCGCTCGCCCGCGTGGCGGCCGCGCTGCATCCCCGGGGCGTCGTCGAGGAGGCCTCGCTCGAGGCGTCGACCGCGCTGCTGGCCCGCGACGACCTCTCGCCCGGGGTGCACCGGGCCCTGCTCGACGAAGACCACGTGCTGCGCGAGGCGCTCGGCAGCCGGCGGCGCTTCGGCTGA
- a CDS encoding glucosamine-6-phosphate deaminase, whose translation MEILVSPDPAATARRAADVVLAGLARRPGRDPVLGLATGSSPLGLYQELGRAVAEGRADFSTAHGIALDEYVGLPPGHPEGYRQVLLREVCDVIGLSPDRLAVPDGSATDEASLVAAATAYEERIAALGGVDVQILGIGANGHLGFNEPGSALASRTRVKRLSERTRRDNARFFTGLDDVPTHCLTQGLGTILGARRLVLVATGDGKADAVAAALEGPLTASVPASVLQWHPDTVVCLDEAAAAGLRGRQYYDDSAAGLPSR comes from the coding sequence ATGGAGATCCTGGTCAGCCCCGACCCCGCCGCCACCGCGCGCCGTGCCGCCGACGTCGTCCTGGCCGGGCTGGCCCGCCGGCCGGGCCGCGACCCCGTCCTGGGACTCGCGACCGGCTCGTCGCCGCTGGGCCTCTACCAGGAGCTCGGGCGGGCGGTGGCCGAGGGCCGGGCCGACTTCTCGACCGCGCACGGCATCGCGCTCGACGAGTACGTGGGGCTGCCCCCCGGCCATCCCGAGGGCTACCGGCAGGTGCTGCTGCGCGAGGTGTGCGACGTCATCGGCCTCTCCCCCGACCGGCTGGCCGTGCCCGACGGGTCGGCCACCGACGAGGCGTCGCTCGTCGCCGCGGCCACGGCCTACGAGGAGCGCATCGCGGCCCTCGGGGGGGTCGACGTGCAGATCCTCGGCATCGGTGCCAACGGCCACCTGGGGTTCAACGAGCCCGGCTCGGCGCTGGCGTCGCGCACCCGCGTCAAGCGCCTCTCCGAGCGCACCCGGCGCGACAACGCCCGCTTCTTCACGGGACTCGACGACGTGCCGACCCACTGCCTGACCCAGGGCCTCGGCACCATCCTCGGCGCCCGGCGGCTCGTGCTGGTGGCCACCGGCGACGGGAAGGCCGACGCCGTGGCCGCGGCGCTCGAAGGGCCCCTGACCGCCTCGGTGCCGGCCTCGGTGCTGCAGTGGCACCCCGACACCGTGGTGTGCCTCGACGAGGCGGCGGCGGCCGGGCTGCGCGGGCGCCAGTACTACGACGACTCCGCCGCCGGCCTCCCCTCCCGCTGA
- the htpX gene encoding zinc metalloprotease HtpX: MHNHFNGLKTAALLGGLWAILLAIGYVIAGSTGNSAFILVFAVIGLGTTAYGYWNSDKLAIKAMHAYPVTEAQAPAMYRIVRELSTRAGKPMPRLFVSPTQAPNAFATGRNPEHAAVCCTEGILGLLDERELRGVLGHELMHVYNRDILTGSVAAAIAGVISSIGQFLAFGAIFGGGSSDEDRNPIAGLALAILAPIAAVFVQMAISRTREYDADEDGSTLTGDPLALASALRKLEQGVARAPLAPSQQLVNASHMMIANPFRAQDVSRMMSTHPPMAERIARLEQMAYGHRINP, translated from the coding sequence ATGCACAACCACTTCAACGGCCTGAAGACCGCCGCTCTGCTGGGCGGGCTCTGGGCCATCCTGCTCGCCATCGGCTACGTCATCGCGGGCTCGACGGGCAACAGCGCCTTCATCCTGGTGTTCGCCGTGATCGGCCTCGGGACCACCGCGTACGGCTACTGGAACTCCGACAAGCTCGCCATCAAGGCGATGCACGCCTACCCGGTCACCGAGGCCCAGGCGCCGGCGATGTACCGGATCGTGCGCGAGCTCTCGACCCGCGCCGGCAAGCCGATGCCGCGTCTCTTCGTCTCACCCACGCAGGCGCCCAACGCCTTCGCCACCGGGCGCAACCCCGAGCACGCCGCCGTCTGCTGCACCGAGGGCATCCTCGGCCTGCTCGACGAGCGCGAGCTGCGCGGGGTCCTCGGCCACGAGCTGATGCACGTGTACAACCGCGACATCCTCACCGGCTCGGTCGCGGCCGCCATCGCCGGCGTCATCTCCTCCATCGGCCAGTTCCTCGCCTTCGGCGCCATCTTCGGCGGCGGCAGCAGCGACGAGGACCGCAACCCGATCGCCGGCCTGGCGCTGGCCATCCTGGCCCCCATCGCCGCGGTGTTCGTGCAGATGGCGATCTCGCGCACTCGCGAGTACGACGCCGACGAGGACGGCTCCACCCTCACCGGTGACCCGCTGGCCCTGGCCAGCGCCCTGCGCAAGCTCGAGCAGGGCGTCGCGCGGGCCCCGCTGGCCCCCAGCCAGCAGCTGGTCAACGCCAGCCACATGATGATCGCCAACCCGTTCCGGGCCCAGGACGTGTCGCGGATGATGTCGACCCACCCGCCGATGGCCGAGCGCATCGCCCGGCTCGAGCAGATGGCCTACGGGCACCGCATCAACCCGTAG
- a CDS encoding proton-conducting transporter membrane subunit has protein sequence MSTLVTFAPLVLAPALAPALGVVLVLVGDALAPRRAGARWPLPVAAVVLVVGAVLAARGSFGVEAEPLRSLCLPAPGGACLWTAGPRTSSLQAGILLAAAAALALLHDGRPRPRDGAVTAALLLAATTGGVAVAAARDLGTWVVALELATVPVVALVALRGSRGAAHAGLSLLVTSLVSFALLVLGVALWLTATGDATFSSATVTTAWADPQRRAVLVLAVTVLVSGVGFKLSLVPFHAWTPQAYAESDLGTALFLAAASKLSALAALLTPVAAFVGAGLDAPAVVTVLAVPAVASLLLGTVVALRQHDPVRLLAWSTIAQAGWVLVPLTALDAAGLRASAAYVLVYAAATTVAFAALGRIGARTGTRTLEGHRGLLRRDPLAAGPLALALLVLAGLPPGVVGLVVKILALGSPVAAGVWPVAVAGILAVVVGIAVYLRWFAVLLSAPTAPEPARPGAGRSTTAVLVLGTTVLALTSALPHLLLGGLG, from the coding sequence GTGAGCACCCTGGTCACGTTCGCCCCGCTCGTCCTGGCGCCCGCCCTGGCCCCGGCCCTGGGCGTGGTGCTCGTGCTCGTCGGCGACGCGCTGGCGCCGCGCCGGGCGGGCGCCCGCTGGCCCCTGCCCGTGGCCGCCGTGGTCCTGGTGGTCGGCGCGGTGCTGGCGGCCCGGGGGTCCTTCGGGGTGGAGGCCGAGCCGTTGCGCTCGCTGTGCCTGCCGGCCCCCGGCGGCGCCTGCCTCTGGACGGCCGGCCCGCGCACCTCGAGCCTCCAGGCGGGCATCCTGCTGGCCGCCGCGGCGGCGCTGGCCCTCCTGCACGACGGGCGTCCGCGCCCCCGCGACGGCGCGGTCACGGCCGCCCTCCTCCTGGCGGCCACCACCGGCGGGGTCGCGGTGGCCGCGGCCCGCGACCTCGGCACGTGGGTGGTCGCCCTCGAGCTCGCCACGGTGCCGGTCGTCGCGCTGGTCGCGCTGCGCGGGTCGCGGGGCGCGGCGCACGCCGGCCTGAGCCTGCTCGTCACGTCGCTGGTGTCGTTCGCGCTGCTGGTCCTCGGCGTGGCCCTGTGGCTCACCGCCACGGGCGACGCGACCTTCTCCTCCGCCACCGTGACCACCGCCTGGGCCGACCCCCAGCGCCGCGCCGTCCTGGTGCTGGCCGTCACGGTGCTGGTCTCGGGCGTCGGGTTCAAGCTCTCGCTGGTGCCGTTCCACGCGTGGACTCCCCAGGCCTACGCCGAGTCCGACCTCGGTACCGCCCTGTTCCTGGCCGCGGCCTCCAAGCTCTCGGCCCTGGCCGCGCTGCTCACCCCCGTCGCGGCCTTCGTCGGGGCTGGGCTCGACGCCCCGGCCGTGGTCACCGTGCTGGCCGTGCCCGCCGTGGCCTCGCTGCTCCTCGGCACCGTCGTGGCCCTGCGCCAGCACGACCCCGTGCGGCTGCTCGCCTGGTCGACCATCGCGCAGGCGGGCTGGGTGCTGGTGCCGCTGACGGCCCTCGACGCCGCGGGGCTGCGGGCCTCGGCGGCCTACGTTCTGGTCTACGCCGCCGCGACCACGGTGGCCTTCGCGGCCCTCGGCCGCATCGGGGCCCGCACCGGCACCCGAACCCTCGAGGGCCACCGCGGCCTGCTCCGCCGCGACCCGCTGGCCGCCGGGCCCCTCGCGCTGGCCCTGCTGGTGCTGGCGGGGCTGCCGCCCGGGGTGGTCGGCCTCGTCGTGAAGATCCTCGCGCTGGGGTCGCCCGTGGCTGCGGGGGTGTGGCCGGTGGCGGTCGCCGGCATCCTGGCCGTCGTGGTCGGCATCGCCGTGTACCTGCGCTGGTTCGCCGTGCTGCTGAGCGCGCCCACTGCGCCCGAGCCCGCCCGTCCCGGCGCGGGGCGGTCGACCACGGCCGTGCTGGTGCTGGGCACGACCGTGCTGGCCCTGACCAGTGCCCTGCCGCACCTGCTGCTCGGTGGCCTCGGCTGA
- a CDS encoding complex I subunit 4 family protein, whose product MSLLLALPLAVGLWLVTGGRALAVVLARRITAATAGATLLLAVATVAFGAAVDRAWLPELGVRWSFGVDGISSPLVLLTAGIGVLVALHAWVEVPPGGSPATFLGCLLVVEAGALATFAARDAVLFLVAFEVVLVPMWVLVARYGDAHDPRARTGAAQRFVLYTAVGSTTLLVGILLLVATAGTADLRRLADQAGAGLGSGTQLAVALLLVLGLAVKVPVFPLHTWLPPAHTTAPTAGSVLLAAVLLKMGTYGLVRLPVSVVPDGFARLAPALAVAGAVGIVWGGLVCLVERDLKRLVAYSSVAHMGFVVLALASGSDTGLQAALYANIAHGVISALLFVVVGGLKQRWGSVDLAVRRPALRETSPRLGFVLLLGLAASLGLPGLAGFWGELLAVYSAWTPAGDRPRVVFVACAVVAAVGAALAAAYALRVAGLVWAGDRPDPEAPRTPDTTGVERWVIAVLAAAVVALGILPMLLLSTTADAVARIGGAR is encoded by the coding sequence ATGAGCCTGCTCCTGGCCCTGCCGCTCGCCGTGGGCCTCTGGCTTGTCACCGGGGGCCGCGCGCTGGCGGTCGTGCTCGCGCGGCGGATCACCGCCGCCACGGCGGGGGCCACCCTGCTGCTGGCCGTGGCGACGGTGGCGTTCGGCGCGGCGGTCGACCGGGCCTGGCTGCCCGAGCTGGGGGTGCGGTGGTCCTTCGGGGTCGACGGCATCTCGTCCCCGCTGGTGCTGCTGACCGCCGGCATCGGGGTGCTCGTGGCCCTGCACGCCTGGGTCGAGGTCCCCCCGGGCGGCTCGCCGGCCACCTTCCTGGGCTGCCTGCTGGTCGTCGAGGCCGGCGCGCTCGCCACCTTCGCCGCCCGCGACGCGGTGCTGTTCCTCGTCGCCTTCGAGGTCGTCCTGGTGCCTATGTGGGTGCTGGTCGCGCGCTACGGGGACGCCCATGACCCCCGGGCCCGCACCGGCGCCGCGCAGCGCTTCGTGCTGTACACCGCCGTCGGTTCGACGACGCTGCTCGTCGGCATCCTGCTGCTGGTGGCCACCGCCGGGACGGCCGACCTGCGCCGCCTGGCGGACCAGGCCGGGGCGGGCCTCGGCAGCGGCACCCAGCTGGCGGTGGCGCTCCTGCTGGTGCTGGGGCTCGCGGTGAAGGTGCCGGTCTTCCCCCTGCACACCTGGCTCCCGCCCGCCCACACCACGGCGCCGACCGCGGGGTCGGTGCTCCTGGCGGCCGTGCTGCTGAAGATGGGCACCTACGGCCTCGTGCGCCTGCCGGTGTCGGTCGTCCCCGACGGGTTCGCCCGGCTGGCGCCCGCCCTGGCCGTGGCGGGGGCCGTCGGCATCGTGTGGGGAGGCCTGGTCTGCCTCGTCGAGCGCGACCTCAAGCGGCTGGTGGCGTACTCGTCGGTGGCGCACATGGGCTTCGTCGTGCTTGCCCTGGCCAGCGGCTCCGACACCGGGCTGCAGGCCGCGCTCTACGCCAACATCGCGCACGGCGTCATCTCGGCGCTGCTGTTCGTGGTGGTCGGCGGCCTCAAACAGCGGTGGGGGTCGGTCGACCTGGCCGTACGGCGCCCGGCCCTGCGCGAGACCTCTCCACGGCTGGGCTTCGTGCTGCTGCTCGGCCTGGCGGCCAGCCTGGGGCTGCCCGGTCTCGCGGGGTTCTGGGGTGAGCTCCTCGCCGTGTACTCCGCGTGGACCCCGGCCGGTGACCGGCCGCGCGTCGTGTTCGTCGCCTGTGCCGTGGTGGCCGCCGTCGGTGCCGCCCTGGCGGCCGCCTACGCGCTCCGGGTGGCCGGGCTGGTCTGGGCCGGCGACCGCCCCGACCCCGAGGCCCCCCGCACCCCCGACACCACCGGCGTCGAGCGGTGGGTCATCGCGGTGCTGGCCGCCGCCGTGGTGGCTCTCGGCATCCTCCCGATGCTGCTGCTGTCGACCACCGCCGACGCCGTCGCCCGGATCGGCGGTGCGCGGTGA
- a CDS encoding NADH-quinone oxidoreductase subunit L, with protein sequence MNPWLLVGLPALAAALGVAVRRDDRLARGVAVAAAGITTLLTVVLWAVVDGPATTRGPGLATGGLAVPLDLAVDPTRAALAAVVALVVLAVQLYSTWYLGTDDRYGQFAATVSLFAAAMLLVVLSADLLLTLVGWEVMGWCSYLLVGHWSRRATARRAALKAFLVTRVADIGFVLAVVGLAAGARSTSLAAVVGAWRRPGECIDTAVAGGTSLGDALSACAAPDANLRAVLLVLLVIGVLGKSAQVPFQDWLADAMEGPTPASALIHAATMVAAGTVVIGSLFEVFAASPTARWFLGVAVSVTMLLAAVLAFAQSDLKRMLAWSTVSQVAVMLSALATAPLEAGPDAGLLHLWSHALFKSLLFLAVGWAALAAGGTAATTLRGSAAASPVLRAAFLAGFLSLAGVPLVVGGISKEHVVAVAYDGAVSADGPGVLVLVALVLTAAVTAAYSTRGYFVVTAHVRRRPELPGVPPVVPVVLAVLVALTVVGGLVVLTGAFAVGEVSVFWLVLSLLVVGVGVGVALRGGFDRDPAEVLARRFTPAADAGLGADLVYRRVVARPVLRLARVVAFVDTEVVDAYVRGAGTATRVAGWAGERLHRGQRPSAGVGLVLGGVVVLAAVGVLAWS encoded by the coding sequence GTGAACCCCTGGCTGCTCGTCGGGCTGCCGGCCCTGGCCGCCGCGCTGGGCGTGGCGGTGCGCCGCGACGACCGGCTCGCGCGCGGGGTCGCGGTGGCCGCGGCCGGCATCACGACCCTGCTCACCGTCGTCCTGTGGGCCGTCGTCGACGGGCCCGCCACCACGCGCGGCCCGGGACTCGCCACCGGTGGCCTGGCCGTCCCGCTCGACCTCGCCGTCGACCCGACCCGGGCTGCACTCGCCGCGGTCGTGGCGCTGGTGGTCCTGGCGGTGCAGCTGTACTCGACCTGGTACCTGGGTACCGACGACCGCTACGGGCAGTTCGCGGCCACCGTCTCGCTCTTCGCCGCCGCGATGCTGCTGGTGGTCCTGTCGGCCGACCTCCTCCTGACCCTCGTCGGGTGGGAGGTCATGGGCTGGTGCTCCTACCTGCTGGTCGGGCACTGGTCACGCCGCGCCACCGCCCGCCGGGCCGCGCTCAAGGCCTTCCTGGTCACCCGGGTCGCCGACATCGGGTTCGTCCTGGCCGTCGTGGGCCTCGCGGCGGGGGCGCGCTCCACCTCACTCGCGGCCGTCGTGGGCGCGTGGCGGCGACCGGGGGAGTGCATCGACACCGCCGTCGCGGGCGGGACCTCGCTGGGCGACGCCCTGAGCGCGTGCGCGGCGCCCGATGCCAACCTGCGCGCCGTGCTGCTCGTGCTGCTGGTCATCGGGGTGCTCGGCAAGTCGGCCCAGGTCCCGTTCCAGGACTGGCTGGCCGACGCGATGGAGGGCCCCACCCCGGCCAGCGCCCTCATCCACGCCGCCACCATGGTCGCGGCCGGCACCGTGGTCATCGGCTCGCTGTTCGAGGTCTTCGCGGCCAGCCCGACCGCCCGCTGGTTCCTCGGGGTGGCGGTGTCGGTGACGATGCTGCTGGCCGCCGTGCTGGCCTTCGCCCAGAGCGACCTGAAGCGGATGCTCGCCTGGTCGACGGTCAGCCAGGTCGCCGTGATGCTCTCCGCGCTGGCGACGGCGCCGCTCGAGGCCGGCCCCGACGCCGGCCTGCTGCATCTGTGGTCGCACGCGCTGTTCAAGTCCCTCCTCTTCCTGGCGGTGGGCTGGGCGGCGCTGGCGGCCGGGGGCACCGCCGCCACCACGCTGCGCGGGTCGGCCGCGGCCTCCCCCGTGCTGCGGGCCGCGTTCCTGGCGGGGTTCCTGTCGCTGGCCGGCGTGCCGCTGGTGGTGGGCGGGATCTCGAAGGAGCACGTGGTCGCCGTGGCCTACGACGGGGCGGTCTCGGCGGACGGGCCGGGCGTCCTGGTGCTGGTGGCCCTGGTGCTGACCGCGGCCGTCACCGCGGCCTACAGCACCCGTGGCTACTTCGTCGTCACCGCGCACGTGCGCCGGCGCCCGGAGCTGCCCGGGGTCCCGCCCGTGGTGCCGGTCGTGCTCGCCGTCCTGGTGGCGCTCACGGTGGTCGGCGGCCTCGTGGTCCTCACCGGGGCGTTCGCGGTCGGGGAGGTCTCGGTGTTCTGGCTGGTGCTCAGCCTGCTGGTCGTCGGGGTCGGGGTCGGCGTCGCCCTGCGCGGCGGCTTCGACCGGGACCCGGCCGAGGTGCTGGCGCGCCGCTTCACGCCCGCGGCCGACGCCGGCCTGGGGGCCGACCTCGTCTACCGCCGCGTCGTGGCCCGGCCGGTGCTGAGGCTGGCGCGGGTCGTGGCCTTCGTCGACACCGAGGTGGTCGACGCCTACGTCCGCGGGGCCGGGACGGCGACCCGCGTGGCGGGCTGGGCGGGCGAGCGTCTGCACCGCGGCCAGCGGCCGAGCGCCGGCGTGGGCCTGGTCCTGGGAGGCGTCGTCGTGCTGGCCGCCGTCGGGGTGCTCGCATGGTCATGA
- the nuoK gene encoding NADH-quinone oxidoreductase subunit NuoK: MIHLAGPYLLASLLVGLGVAGIAVRRNAVLLLVGVELVLSGCLVLLVTTQAAGGDRWAAGSVLPLFVITIAAAEVVVALAVVLTAFRLRGNIDLDAPAAADVPDAPEGAR, from the coding sequence GTGATCCACCTGGCCGGGCCGTACCTGCTCGCCTCGTTGCTCGTCGGGCTCGGGGTCGCCGGGATCGCCGTGCGCCGCAACGCCGTCCTGCTCCTCGTCGGGGTCGAGCTCGTGCTCAGCGGATGCCTCGTGCTGCTGGTCACCACGCAGGCCGCCGGGGGCGACCGCTGGGCCGCCGGCAGCGTGCTGCCGCTGTTCGTCATCACCATCGCCGCCGCCGAGGTGGTCGTGGCGCTCGCGGTGGTGCTCACCGCCTTCCGGCTGCGGGGGAACATCGACCTCGACGCCCCGGCCGCTGCGGATGTCCCCGACGCACCCGAGGGCGCCCGGTGA